Within the Longimicrobium sp. genome, the region GACCCTGCTGGCCCTGATCGTCGCCGCCGCCCTGGCGCCCGCGGCCGTGATGACCGCCCGCGCGGAAACCCCCGCGCCGCCGCCGGCCACGCACGAGGTGAAGATGATCCTGGACGGCACCTCGGCGCGGTTCGAGCCGGCCAACCTGACCATCCGCGCGGGGGATCGCATCCGCTTCACCACGGTGTCTGGCGGCCCGCACAACGTGGCGTTCGATCCCGCCAAGGTGCCCGACGCCGCCGAGGCGCGCCTGAGCGCCGCGATGGCGGGACAGATCCAGCCGCTCTCGGGCGCGCTGATGATGAACGCGGGCGACAGCTACACGATCACCTTCGCCGGGGTGCCCGCCGGCCGGTACGAGTACTTCTGCATGCCCCACGCGGGGATGAACATGAAGGGCGTCATCACGGTCCAGTGAGCCGCATCCACCCCACCCGGCGGGCCCGCGCGGCCCGCCGGGACAACTCCGGAGGCAAGGTGATCCCCATCCGCCGCGCCGCGCTTCTCGTTCTGCTCGCCGCCCTGGCCGCTCCCGCCGGCGCGCGCGCCCAGTCGCTGCTGGACCGCCCGCCCAACCTGTCGGGCGCCTGGGTGGGCAACCCGGGCACGTTGTACTTCCACTTTCTGCACCGCTTCAGCAGCAGCCCGGCGCCGACGCGAAAGGTGGGGAACGTGCCCACCTTCACCGTGGCCGCGGGGCTGCCGTACCGCACGACGGTGGGGCTGCACTACGCCACCAACTCGGCGCTCGCGCCGGGCTTTCCCAACGAGTGGGAGCTCTGGGCCCGCCACCAGCTGTTCTCGCAGGACCGCGGCGCCCCCGCCGACGTAGGCGGGCAGGTGGCGTTCAACAACGCGGCGAACGGGGTGGATGGAGAGGTCTCCGTCGCCCGGCGCTTCGGCGGACTGCGGCTGGTGGCGGCCGGGCGCGTCCTCGCCGATCCCATGGAAGCGGGCGCGCGCCGGTACGCCGTGGCGGGTGGGGGAACGCTGAAGATCAGCCGCTACTTCGCGGTGGCGGGTGACGTCGCCACGCTGCAGGAGCGGCGCGACGGCGAGGAGGTGGCGTGGAGCGCGGGGCTGCACCTGGCCATCCCGCAGACGCCCCACTCGCTTTCGCTGCAGGCCTCCAACTCCAACGCCTACACGCTGCAGGGGATGTCGTTCGGCGGCGCGGACGTGCGCTACGGGTTCGAGTTCACCGTTCCGCTGACGCTGGCGCGCTGGTTCGGACCGCGAGCGGTGGCGGGTCCCGTGCCCCCGCCGCCGTCCGCACCGGTGGTAGCGGGCACCCCCGCGGCGGCACCCGCGGGGCCGGTGACACGGGCGGGGATGAGGAACTTCGCCTACACGCCCGCCCGCATCGAGATCGCCGCGGGGAGCACGGTGGAGTGGACCAACGGCGACCAGATGGCGCACACCGTAACCGCCACCAGCGGCGCGTTCGATTCGGGGCTGATCCAGCCGGGCGCCAAGTGGAGCCACACCTTCACCGAGGCCGGGACCTACGACTTCACCTGCACTCCGCACCCGTTCATGAAGGGAGTCGTGATCGTCCGATGATCGGAAGAGCCATCTACAGCTTTACCTGCGCGGCGTTCGCCTTCACCGTGGCGGCGGGCGCGCTGGCCGGGTGCTTCTCGGAACGCGTGGCGGGACTGGCCGTGGACGAGAACCTGTGCGAGGGCAGCCCCGCCAACGTGGTGCAGATCCGCAACTTCGCCTTCGCGCAGAGCCAGATCACCGTCACGCCGGGCACCACGGTCACCTGGGTGAACTGCGACCAGGAGATCCACACCTCCACCTCCGACGGTGGCGTGTGGAGCTCGGGGCAGCTGAGCCCCACGGCCGTCTACACGCGCACCTTCGCCGCGGCGGGCACGTTTCCGTACCACTGCGACCCGCATCCCTCCATGAAGGGAACCGTGGTCGTGCGGTAGGGCTCGACGGAAGAAAAGATCGTTTCGCGCAGAGGGCGCAGAGGGAACAGAGAGGACGCAGAGGGCAGCCACGGGCCCCTCTGCGTCCTCTCCGTCTTCTCTGCGTCCTCTGCGTGAAAGCTGTTGAGATATCCTGCCCCGGATCGTAACCGTTGACGCCCCGGGATATTTGGTATAGGTTTGCGAGCCCATGAATAATTATCCTAACTCACGAATCGGAATCCTGGGGGCAGGCGGATACGCCGGGCGAGAGCTGGTGAGGCTTCTCGCTCACCATCCCCACGCGCGGATCGCGTGGGCGACGTCGGAGTCCGAGGCGGGAACGGCGCTGGACGATCTGGTTCCCGGCGCGCGAGGACCGGCGCTGGTGAGGGCGGAAGACGCCGCGCTGGACGCGTGCGACTGCGTGGTGTCGTGCCTGCCGCACGGCGAGAGCGCGCGCTGGATGGAGCGGGCGCGCGCCGCGGGCGTCAGGGCCATCGACCTGTCGGCGGACCTGCGCGTGCCGGGGGCCGACACGCCGGATTGGGCGCGCGAGGCGGTGTACGGGCTTCCCGAGCTGCACCGCGAGCGGATCGCGGGCGCGCAACTGGTCGCCAACCCGGGATGCTATCCCACGGCCGCGATCCTGGCGCTGGCGCCCCTGCTGCGGCGCGGCCTGGCGGCCGGGCCGGTGATCGTCAACGCGGCATCGGGGGTCACGGGCGCGGGGCGCTCGCCCAAGCGGGAACTGCTGTTCGCCGAGGTGGCCGAGGGGTTCAGCGCCTACGCCGTTGGGAACGTGCACCGGCACCTGGCCGAGATGCGGTCGCAGGCCGCCGGCCTGGCGGGGGGGCGGGCGCCGGAGCTGGTGTTCACCCCGCACCTGCTGCCGGTGAGGCGCGGCATCCTCGAGACGATCTACGTGCCGCTGAAGGAGCCGCTGCTCGGTGAGCCGATCGGAATGTGGATGGATGATTATGCATCGGAGCCCTTCGTACGGGTGGTGAGCGGGCGCATGCCGTCGCTGGCCGATGCGGTGGGGTCCAACCGCGTCGCCATCGGGGTGACGGCCGTAAAGGACGTGGCGGCGCCGATGCTGATCGTGGTGGCGGCCATCGACAACCTGGTGAAGGGCGCGGCCGGGCAGGCGGTGCAGAACCTCAACCTGATGTTCGGATGGCCCGAGACGGAGGCACTGGCGTGAGGGTGGTCAAGGTGGGGGGCAACCTGGCCGAGGACGCCGGGTGGATGCGGTCGGTGGCGGCATCCGTCGCCGCGTCCTCCGTCCCCACGCTCCTCGTCCACGGGGGCGGCAAGGAGGTCAGCCAGCTGCAGCGCGCGCTGGGCGAAGAGCCGGAGTGGGTGGACGGGCTTCGTGTGACCACGCCCATCGCCCTCGACGCCGTGCGGATGGTGCTGAGCGGCGTCGTCAACAAGCGCTGGGTGTCCGCGCTGCTGGACGCTGGGGTCGACGCGGTGGGCGTGTCGGGCGAAGACGGCGGGCTGCTGGTCGGCCGGACGATCCGTGGCGGCGCGCTGGGACGGGCGGGGGAACTGGTGTCCGTGCGGACGGAGCTGCTGCACGCGTGGATGGAGCAGGGGCTGACGCTGGTGATCTCGCCCGTGTCGCGCTGCACGGACGGTGGCGGGTTGAACGTGAATGCCGACGATGCCGCCGCCGCCATCGCAGCCACGCTGGGCGCGGAAGAGCTGCTCTTCGTCTCCGACGTTCCCGGCGTGCGCCGCGCGGGCGAGTGGCTGGCGGCGCTGGGCGGAGTGGAAGCCGAGGTGCTGGCCGCCTCGGGCGAGGCGTCGGGGGGAATGCTTCCCAAGCTGCGCGCGGCCTTCACGGCGGCCGCCGCCGGGGTGGCGGGGGTGAGGATCGGGGACGTGGGGATGCTGACGGACCTCGCCGCGGGAACGCGGATCGAACCTGCACGGGAGATGGCCGATGCTGGCTGCTGACACGCAATCCGCCCTGCTGGGCGTCTACAAGCCCGCCGGCCCGGCCTTCGTGGCGGGTGAGGGATGCTGGCTGACGGGCGACGACGGGCGCCGGTACCTGGACTTCACCAGCGGCATCGCGGTGAACGCCCTGGGCTACGGCGATCCCGACGTGGCGGCCGCCATCCGCGGCGCGCTGGACGCCGGCATCCTCCACACCTCCAACCTGTTCCGCACCGCGCCCGCGGGCGAGCTGGCCGCGTGGCTGGCCGCGCACTCGTTCGCCGACCGCGTGTTCTTCTGCAACAGCGGCGCGGAGGCCAACGAGGGCGCCATCAAGTTCGCGCGCCGCTGGGCGGGCGACCGGGCCGAGATCATCGCCTTCCGTGGCGGCTTCCATGGCCGGACGATGGGCGCGCTGGCCCTGACCGACCGCCCCGCCTATCAGGAGCCCTTCCGCCCGCTGATGCCGGGCGTGCGCTTCGCCGAGGTGGGCGACGTGGACGGGGTGAGGGGCCTGCTGCAGACCGGGCGCGTGGCGGCCGTCATCATCGAGCCCATCCAGGCCGAGGGCGGCGTGCGCATGGTGGCGCCCGGGTTCCTGCAGGCACTCCGCGCCCTGTGCACCGAGCACGGCGCCCTGCTGATGCTGGACGAGGTGCAGACGGGGCTGGGCCGCACGGGAACGCTGTGGGGGCACGAGGCGGCGGGGATCACGCCGGACGTGATGACGCTGGCCAAGCCGCTCGCCGGCGGCCTGCCGATGGGCGCCGTGCTGGTGACGGAAAGCGTGGCGGCGGCGCTGAAGCCGGGCGACCACGGCAGCACCTTCGGCGGGGGGACGCTGGTGGCGTCGGCCGCGCTGGCCACGTGCCGCAAGATCGGCGCGGAGCCGTTCATGGCCGAGGTCCGCCGCAAGAGCGCGCTGCTGGCCGACCTGCTGGGCGCGCTGGCCCTCCGCCGCCCCGGCATCCGCCAGGTGCGCGGCGCGGGGCTGATGTGGGGGATCGAGGTGGACGACGCGGCCGGGATCGTGGGCCGCGCGCTGGAGGCCGGGCTGCTGCTGTGCACCGCCGGCCCGGACGTGGTGCGGCTGCTTCCGCCGCTGGTGATTGGGGACGACGAACTGCGCCAGGGCATCGCGATCCTGGAAGGAGCGATGGAATGCTGATCCAGATTGCGCCCTCCTCCGCGGCGGCGGGCATCGACGTGACCCCGGTGCCGACCGGGTCTCCGGTGACGGTGCGCCCCGCGCGCATCGCCGACATGCTGGCGGTGGAGCCGCTGATCAACCACTTCGCCGCGCAGAACCTGATGCTGCCCAAGACGCCGGAGCAGCTGGTTCGCCTGTTTCGCGAGTTCGTGGTGGCGACGGACGAGAACGGGCGCCTCCTCGGGTGCGGTGGCCTGCGCATCTTTTCGCCCGAGCTGGCGGAAATCATCTCCCTGGCCGTGAGCCCGGCGGCGCAGGGGCTGGGGCTGGGCGGGCGGATCGTGGAGCGGCTGGTGGAAGACGCCGAGACACTGGGCATCAACACCATCTTCGCGCTGACGCTGCGCGACGGCTTCTTCCACCGCCTGGGCTTTCGCACGGTGAACAAGGAGATGTTCCCGGCCAAGGTGTGGGCCGACTGCCGGAACTGCTCGAAGCTGCACGCCTGCGACGAGATCGCGGTCTACAGGGAAGTGCGTTAGTGCGTGAGTGCGTTAGTGCGGGAGCAACGGCAGCCCGCGCAGCGCCAACCGAGCGGCGGAATGCACACTGACGCACTCACGAACTAACGCACTAACGCACTTTGCTCCACCGCCGTGGGAACGCGGCGAACCACGCAAACACCATCGCCAGGGAGCGCACCAATATGCCTACCCCCCGCGTCGTCCTCGCCTACTCGGGCGGACTGGATACCTCCATCATCGTGCCCTGGCTCCGTGAAAACTACGGCGCCGAAGTGATCTGCGTGGCCGCCGACGTGGGCCAGGGCGAAGAGCTCAGCGGGCTCGAGGCCAAGGCCCTCGCCTCCGGCGCCGCCGCCTGCTACGTCCAGGACCTGCGCGAAGCGTTCGTCACCGAGTACGTGTGGCCCACGCTGCGTGCCGGTGCCGTCTACGGCCGCAAGTACCTGCTGGGGACCTCGATGGCGCGCCCCATCATCGCCAAGGCCCAGGTGGAGATCGCCCGGCAGGTGGGGGCCACGCACCTGGCCCACGGCTGCACCGGCAAGGGCAACGACCAGGTTCGCTTCGAGCTGACGTACGCGGCGCTCGCGCCGGACCTGCCGGTGATCGCGCCGTGGCGGGAGTGGAACATCCGCTCGCGCGAGGACGCCCTGGCCTACGCCGCGCAGCACCAGGTGCCGGTCGTTGCCACGCGGGAGAAGATCTACTCGCGCGACGCCAACCTGTGGCACGTGAGCCACGAGGGCGGCCCGCTGGAAGACCCCGCGCACGAGCCCGGGAGCGACCTGTTCCTGCTGACGAAGTCGCCCGAGGAGGCGTCGGCGCGCCCGGAGTACGTCACCATCGGCTTCCACGAGGGCTATCCGGTGTCCGTCAACGGGCAGGAGATGGGGCCCGTGGAGCTGATCGCGGCGCTCAACACCATCGGCGGGGCGCACGGCATCGGGCGCATCGACCTGGTGGAAGACCGGCTGGTGGGGATGAAGTCGCGCGGCATCTACGAGACGCCCGGCGGCACCCTGCTGTACGCCGCGCATTCCGAGCTGGAGCAGCTGACGCTGGACCGGCGCACGCTGAGCCTCAAGGACATGGTCGCCCCCCGCTACGCCGACCTGGTGTACGAGGGCCGCTGGTGGACCACCGAGCGCGAGGCGATGGACGCGCTGGTGAACACCACGCAGCGGCGCGTGACGGGATCGGTGCGGCTGAAGCTGTACCGGGGCAACGTGGCCATCGCGGGCCGCTGGTCCGCCAACTCGCTGTACGATGAGCGCTTCGTGACGTTCGGCGAGGACGACGTGTACGAGCAGTCCGACGCGGCGGGGTTCATCCGCCTGTTCGGCCTTTCCAGCCGCGTGGCCGCGCTCAAGGAGCAGGAAGCCACGCTGGCGCCCACCCTTGCCGCCGCGGACTGAACATGGCCTGCACTCCCACCGCGCCGGCGCAGAACGCCCCGGCCGTACCCGGCGCCCGCATGTGGGGCGGGCGCTTTTCGGCCGGCCCGGCACCCGAGATGGACCGGCTGAACCGCTCGCTGCCGGTGGACCGCCGCCTGTGGCGCCACGACGTGGCCGGTAGCCGCGCGTGGGCGGCCGCGCTGGGCGCCGCGGGGGTGATCGACCCCGCCGAGGCCGCCGACCTCCGCGCGGGGCTCGACGCCGTGGCGGCGCGCCTGGAGTCGTGGTCCGAGGCTCACTGGGCGGCCGCGGCGGACGAGGACGTCCACACGCTCGTCGAGCGGCTGCTGGGTGACGAGATCGGCCCCACGGCCGGCAAGCTGCACACCGGGCGCTCGCGCAACGACCAGGTGGCCACCGACTTCCGCCTGTGGGCGCTGGAGGCGGTCAAGACTCTGGATGCCGCCCTGCGCGACGTGCAGCTGGCGCTGGTGGAGCAGGCGGAGCAGCACGTGGCGACGGTGATGCCCTCGTACACGCACATGCAGCGCGCGCAGCCGGTGTCGGCGGCGCACTGGCTGCTGTCGCACGCATGGCCGCTGGCGCGCGACCGCGAGCGGCTGGCGGACGCGGGCGATCGGGTGTCGGTGCTGCCGCTGGGGTCGGGTGCCATCGCGGGGTGCCCGTTTCCCGTGGATCGCGTGCTGCTGAAGGAGTCGCTGGGCTTCCGGGCCGTGTCGCCGAATTCGGTGGACGCGGTCGCGGACCGCGACTGGGTGGCGGAACTGCTGTTCGTGGCGGCGATGGCGGGGGTGCACCTGTCGCGCCTGGCGGAAGACCTGGTGCTCTTCGCGTCGTCGGAGTTCGGCTTCGTGCGGCTGAGCGACCGCTTCAGCACGGGCTCGTCGCTGATGCCGCAGAAGCGCAATCCCGACGCGCTGGAGCTGGCGCGCGGCAAGGCGGGGCGGCTGATCGGCGACCTCACCGGCATGCTCGCGCTGCTGAAGGGGCTGCCGTCGGGCTACAACAAGGACCTGCAGGAAGACAAGTCCGCGCTCTTTTCCGCCTTCGACGCACTGACGGACGTGCTGCCGGCGGTGGCGGGAACCATCCGGTCGTTGTCGATCGACGTAGCGCGGTGCGCGGGCGCGGTCGACTCGGCCATGCTGGCGACGGACCTGGCCGACTTCCTGGTGCGCGAGGGCGTGCCCTTTCGCGAGGCGCATTCTGCGGTCGGCCGGCTGGTGCGTGCGGCCGAGGCGCTGGGGTGTCCGTTGAGCGCGCTTCCTCGTGAGGTGTTCGTGGAGGTGAGCCGCGAGTTCGCGTCCGCCGACCTGGATTCGCTGTTCAGCGCCAAGGCGTCCATCGAGGCGCGCGCCAGCGAGGGGGGCACGTCACCCGCCTCCGTTCGTACCCAGATCGCGGCGCTGCTCGGACAGATCTGAACTGCAGTTTCACGCAGAGGTCGCAGAGGGAAAAGAGAGGACGCAGAGGGCAGCTACAGCCCCTCTGCGTCCTCTCCGTTATCTCTGCGCCCTCTGCGTGATGCTGTTTGGTTTTGGGTTTGCGTGATGGCGGAGGGATGACGACGATCCGCGGCTACCAGGATCCCGCACTCCGCGCCCGCGTGGTGCGTTCCATCCCCCTCCTCTACACCGACGGAGCCAATCCCGCGCTCGACCGGCCAGCGCACGTGCGCGCCGGGTCCGGCATCGCGTGGATCGGCGGCGTGCTCGCCGTCGTGCAGGACGATGCCAACTTCATCGCCCTCGTCGATCCCGAATCCTGTGACGTCCGCTCGCTCACCCTGCCGGCGGGGGAGGGCCGCGTGCGCCTGTTCGGGACGGATCGCGGAAACAAGCAGTTCAAGCTGGATCTGGAGGCGTGTGTCGCCGTTCCCGAGCCCGGCGGCGAGATGCTGGCCGCGTTCGGGTCCGGCAGCACGCCCAAGCGCGAGCGGATCGTACTGGTACGCGGCATTCCCGAGGCGTCATTGGTGGAGGTGTGCGACGCGTCCGCGTTCTACGCGCTGCTGCGCGGGGCGCACGAGTTCTCGGGAAGCGAGATGAACGTGGAGGGCGCGACCTGGCTCGACGGCCGCCTGCTTCTGTTCAACCGCGGCAACGGCGCGCCGATGGATGGCCGCGACCCCGTGGATGCCACCTGCGAGGTCGATTGGGATCGCCTCCGCGCGCACCTGCTGAATGCGGAAGCGCCGCCGCCCCCGCCGGAGCGCATCACCCGCTACGAGCTGGGCGACATCGACGGGTGGCGGCTCACGTTCACGGACGCTTCGGTAGTGGACGACGCGCTGCTCTTTGCCGCCACGGCAGAGGCGTCGCCCAACACCTACGACGACGGTCCCGTGGCGGGCTCGGCGCTGGGCATCATCGACGGGTCGGGTGCGCGCTGGACGGTGATCGAGGATGCGGCCGGCGGCCGATTCGACGGCAAGGTCGAGGGCCTCGCTCCGGCTTCGCGCCCGGGCACCGTGCTGGTCGTCATCGACCGCGACGACCCGCATCTCCCGTCCGAACTATGCGAGGTCGAGTTGGCCGGACCGTGGGCTTACGACTGAAACCGTCAGGCGTGGCAGCACGTTCTAAGTCGATGTAGGTACAGTATTTGCCTCAGCTCCCGCGCCACGGAGAACCTGCTACGGAGTCAGATCATGGCACTGCGCGAATTCATCGATGCGAGGGGGGTGGCCTGGAAGGCCTGGGACGTTCCGCCCTGGCGCGTCTTCACGGAACTGCGTTCCAGCGGCGAACGCCGGATGCGCCAGACCCCCGGCTACACGCCGGAGCGCCGGCAGAACCGCGAGCGGCGCCGCCGGACCGCCGCGCCCGGGCTGGAGCGCGGCTGGGTGTGCTTCGAGTGCGCCGAAGAAAAGCGCCGCCTGATTCCGCCTCCGCCCAACTGGGACGCGGTGACGGAAGATGAACTGGCGGACCTGTGCTCCCGGGCCAGTCCCGCGCCCGTCCAGCACTGATCCGCGATGGCGCTCCGTGGGTTCCAGCAGGGGGGCGTGCACTGGCAGGTGTGGAGCGTGATCCCGGGAACGCGAAAAGACGGCGAACGCCGCCGGGGACGCGACCGCCGCAGCCCCGACCCGGTGTTCCTGTCCCGAGGGCCGGACCGCCGCAAAGCCGCTGATCGCCGCAGCGTCGCCGTCTCGGCGGCGTTCGCGGCGGGGTGGCTCGTGTTCCAGGCCCCGCACGAGCGCCGCCGCCTGGCCCCCATCCCCGCCGACTGGGAAACCCTCTCCAGCGACGATCTCGCTCGGCTCTGCGAGCGCGCAACGCCAGTCCACGGGCTTTCGGACGGCTGAACCTCGTCAGGCCGGGAACGCGGCCTCGGAAGCCGCTCCGGGTTCGTGATTAGGACCCGCGTAGCGGCACCAGGAGGTGGGTGATGCAGCAACGGTGGAATCACCACTCCCAAGCAGGCGTCAGCCGGGGATTCAGTACGTGATCACGAAGCTTCCGTAGAAACCTGCATCCCCCTGTAGCACGGCTCGGACTCCGACATTGTCTCTCACGATCCCGCACGTGTTGAACGAGTCGCCGCTGATCTGCAAATAAGGGCCGGCCGGCACGTCGGAGATGTAGCACTGAACCGAAGGCAGCGTGTTGTTCGCGCTCGCTGCCGCAGGGAGGTAGTTCGTGAAAAGCGTCTCGGTGGTTGGAATGATCGCTTGGTAGAACAGTCGGTTGGTTGCGCCCGCCGGTCCGGCGGGCCCTTGCGCACCGGGTTGCCCGGCGGGTCCTTGCGGGCCCACTGGACCAGCAGGTCCTTGGGGACCAGTGGGGCCAGCAGGTCCTTGAGGCCCCGCAGGTCCAGCAGGGCCCGTCGGCCCTTCGCACGCGGCGAGCGGGACCATGAACGCGAGGATCAAGGCGGTGCGTCTCAGTTCCATGGAATGCGAGTTCCCGTGTGTTGGGGCGGTGTGAAGGCCGATGCCTTCGCCGCACCCGTGAGGATGCGGCGCTCCCTGTTCCGGCCGGGCGATACGATCAGATGTGTATGGCCCGACCCAGCGAGGCGAGGGCGGCTTCCTTGACGGCCTCGGGAAGCGTGGGGTGCGCGTGCACCGTCATCGCGATGTCCTCGGCGCTGGAGTGGAACTCCATCGCCAGCGCCGCCTCGGCGATCATGTCCGAGGCGCGCGGCCCCAGGATGTGCAGGCCCAGCAGCCGGTCGGTCTTCGCGTCCGCGATCACCTTCACCATTCCGTCCGTTTCCGCCATCGCCCGTGCGCGCCCGTTCGCCTGGAAGGGGAACTTGCCCACGCGGTATTCGCGCCCGGCGGCCTTCGCCTCTTCCTCCGTCATCCCCACCGAGGCGATCTCGGGCCAGGTGTAGACGACGTTCGCCACGGCATCGTAGTTCACGTGCCCGTGCTTGCCGACGGAGAACTCCACCGCGGCCACGCCCTCTTCCTCGGCCT harbors:
- a CDS encoding plastocyanin/azurin family copper-binding protein; this translates as MIGRAIYSFTCAAFAFTVAAGALAGCFSERVAGLAVDENLCEGSPANVVQIRNFAFAQSQITVTPGTTVTWVNCDQEIHTSTSDGGVWSSGQLSPTAVYTRTFAAAGTFPYHCDPHPSMKGTVVVR
- a CDS encoding N-acetyltransferase → MLIQIAPSSAAAGIDVTPVPTGSPVTVRPARIADMLAVEPLINHFAAQNLMLPKTPEQLVRLFREFVVATDENGRLLGCGGLRIFSPELAEIISLAVSPAAQGLGLGGRIVERLVEDAETLGINTIFALTLRDGFFHRLGFRTVNKEMFPAKVWADCRNCSKLHACDEIAVYREVR
- the argH gene encoding argininosuccinate lyase: MACTPTAPAQNAPAVPGARMWGGRFSAGPAPEMDRLNRSLPVDRRLWRHDVAGSRAWAAALGAAGVIDPAEAADLRAGLDAVAARLESWSEAHWAAAADEDVHTLVERLLGDEIGPTAGKLHTGRSRNDQVATDFRLWALEAVKTLDAALRDVQLALVEQAEQHVATVMPSYTHMQRAQPVSAAHWLLSHAWPLARDRERLADAGDRVSVLPLGSGAIAGCPFPVDRVLLKESLGFRAVSPNSVDAVADRDWVAELLFVAAMAGVHLSRLAEDLVLFASSEFGFVRLSDRFSTGSSLMPQKRNPDALELARGKAGRLIGDLTGMLALLKGLPSGYNKDLQEDKSALFSAFDALTDVLPAVAGTIRSLSIDVARCAGAVDSAMLATDLADFLVREGVPFREAHSAVGRLVRAAEALGCPLSALPREVFVEVSREFASADLDSLFSAKASIEARASEGGTSPASVRTQIAALLGQI
- a CDS encoding argininosuccinate synthase, whose protein sequence is MPTPRVVLAYSGGLDTSIIVPWLRENYGAEVICVAADVGQGEELSGLEAKALASGAAACYVQDLREAFVTEYVWPTLRAGAVYGRKYLLGTSMARPIIAKAQVEIARQVGATHLAHGCTGKGNDQVRFELTYAALAPDLPVIAPWREWNIRSREDALAYAAQHQVPVVATREKIYSRDANLWHVSHEGGPLEDPAHEPGSDLFLLTKSPEEASARPEYVTIGFHEGYPVSVNGQEMGPVELIAALNTIGGAHGIGRIDLVEDRLVGMKSRGIYETPGGTLLYAAHSELEQLTLDRRTLSLKDMVAPRYADLVYEGRWWTTEREAMDALVNTTQRRVTGSVRLKLYRGNVAIAGRWSANSLYDERFVTFGEDDVYEQSDAAGFIRLFGLSSRVAALKEQEATLAPTLAAAD
- a CDS encoding acetylornithine/succinylornithine family transaminase, whose translation is MLAADTQSALLGVYKPAGPAFVAGEGCWLTGDDGRRYLDFTSGIAVNALGYGDPDVAAAIRGALDAGILHTSNLFRTAPAGELAAWLAAHSFADRVFFCNSGAEANEGAIKFARRWAGDRAEIIAFRGGFHGRTMGALALTDRPAYQEPFRPLMPGVRFAEVGDVDGVRGLLQTGRVAAVIIEPIQAEGGVRMVAPGFLQALRALCTEHGALLMLDEVQTGLGRTGTLWGHEAAGITPDVMTLAKPLAGGLPMGAVLVTESVAAALKPGDHGSTFGGGTLVASAALATCRKIGAEPFMAEVRRKSALLADLLGALALRRPGIRQVRGAGLMWGIEVDDAAGIVGRALEAGLLLCTAGPDVVRLLPPLVIGDDELRQGIAILEGAMEC
- the argB gene encoding acetylglutamate kinase; translation: MRVVKVGGNLAEDAGWMRSVAASVAASSVPTLLVHGGGKEVSQLQRALGEEPEWVDGLRVTTPIALDAVRMVLSGVVNKRWVSALLDAGVDAVGVSGEDGGLLVGRTIRGGALGRAGELVSVRTELLHAWMEQGLTLVISPVSRCTDGGGLNVNADDAAAAIAATLGAEELLFVSDVPGVRRAGEWLAALGGVEAEVLAASGEASGGMLPKLRAAFTAAAAGVAGVRIGDVGMLTDLAAGTRIEPAREMADAGC
- a CDS encoding cupredoxin family copper-binding protein, whose product is MSRIHPTRRARAARRDNSGGKVIPIRRAALLVLLAALAAPAGARAQSLLDRPPNLSGAWVGNPGTLYFHFLHRFSSSPAPTRKVGNVPTFTVAAGLPYRTTVGLHYATNSALAPGFPNEWELWARHQLFSQDRGAPADVGGQVAFNNAANGVDGEVSVARRFGGLRLVAAGRVLADPMEAGARRYAVAGGGTLKISRYFAVAGDVATLQERRDGEEVAWSAGLHLAIPQTPHSLSLQASNSNAYTLQGMSFGGADVRYGFEFTVPLTLARWFGPRAVAGPVPPPPSAPVVAGTPAAAPAGPVTRAGMRNFAYTPARIEIAAGSTVEWTNGDQMAHTVTATSGAFDSGLIQPGAKWSHTFTEAGTYDFTCTPHPFMKGVVIVR
- a CDS encoding DUF6929 family protein gives rise to the protein MTTIRGYQDPALRARVVRSIPLLYTDGANPALDRPAHVRAGSGIAWIGGVLAVVQDDANFIALVDPESCDVRSLTLPAGEGRVRLFGTDRGNKQFKLDLEACVAVPEPGGEMLAAFGSGSTPKRERIVLVRGIPEASLVEVCDASAFYALLRGAHEFSGSEMNVEGATWLDGRLLLFNRGNGAPMDGRDPVDATCEVDWDRLRAHLLNAEAPPPPPERITRYELGDIDGWRLTFTDASVVDDALLFAATAEASPNTYDDGPVAGSALGIIDGSGARWTVIEDAAGGRFDGKVEGLAPASRPGTVLVVIDRDDPHLPSELCEVELAGPWAYD
- a CDS encoding plastocyanin/azurin family copper-binding protein → MKKTLLALIVAAALAPAAVMTARAETPAPPPATHEVKMILDGTSARFEPANLTIRAGDRIRFTTVSGGPHNVAFDPAKVPDAAEARLSAAMAGQIQPLSGALMMNAGDSYTITFAGVPAGRYEYFCMPHAGMNMKGVITVQ
- the argC gene encoding N-acetyl-gamma-glutamyl-phosphate reductase: MNNYPNSRIGILGAGGYAGRELVRLLAHHPHARIAWATSESEAGTALDDLVPGARGPALVRAEDAALDACDCVVSCLPHGESARWMERARAAGVRAIDLSADLRVPGADTPDWAREAVYGLPELHRERIAGAQLVANPGCYPTAAILALAPLLRRGLAAGPVIVNAASGVTGAGRSPKRELLFAEVAEGFSAYAVGNVHRHLAEMRSQAAGLAGGRAPELVFTPHLLPVRRGILETIYVPLKEPLLGEPIGMWMDDYASEPFVRVVSGRMPSLADAVGSNRVAIGVTAVKDVAAPMLIVVAAIDNLVKGAAGQAVQNLNLMFGWPETEALA